One segment of Balaenoptera ricei isolate mBalRic1 chromosome 8, mBalRic1.hap2, whole genome shotgun sequence DNA contains the following:
- the PRG2 gene encoding LOW QUALITY PROTEIN: bone marrow proteoglycan (The sequence of the model RefSeq protein was modified relative to this genomic sequence to represent the inferred CDS: inserted 1 base in 1 codon; substituted 1 base at 1 genomic stop codon) translates to MKLPLLLALLLGTVSAFHLRTEMSNIESPLWDDTLPQVGEVPESEAKEVPVEEXMLLEEEEXWGSGSEDARREEGAVESISALDDVDRDLQCPKDEHTVKLEGIPGCKTCRFLLLTCQRCYWGRLISIHNCSLNYQIQCLVKQINQGQVWIGGQVTGWGRCTRSRWLDGTPWNFAYWATGQPRGSAARCVTPCTRGGQWRRAHCGVGLPFICSY, encoded by the exons ATGAAACTCCCCCTACTTCTGGCTCTTCTACTTGGGACAGTTTCAGCTTTTCATCTGA GAACTGAAATGTCCAACATCGAGAGCCCCTTGTGGGATGACACCCTGCCTCAGGTTGGGGAGGTGCCAGAAAGTGAGGCAAAGGAGGTCCCTGTGGAGGAGTAGATGCTgctagaggaagagg gatgggGCTCTGGAAGTGAAGATGCCCGCAGGGAAGAGGGGGCTGTTGAGTCCATCTCAGCCTTGGATGATGTAGACAGGGACCTTCAGTGTCCTAAGGATGAGCACACAGTAAAACTGGAGGGCATCCCTGGATGCAAGACCTGCCGTTTCCTCCTG TTAACTTGCCAGAGGTGCTACTGGGGAAGACTCATCTCCATCCACAACTGCAGCCTTAATTACCAGATCCAGTGCTTAGTCAAACAGATCAACCAGGGCCAAGTCTGGATCGGAGGCCAGGTCACCGGCTGG GGTCGCTGCACACGCTCTCGCTGGCTTGACGGCACTCCCTGGAATTTTGCATACTGGGCTACTGGCCAGCCCCGGGGCAGTGCTGCTAGATGTGTGACCCCATGCACCAGAG GAGGCCAGTGGCGTCGAGCTCACTGTGGCGTGGGTCTCCCGTTCATCTGTTCCTACTGA
- the PRG3 gene encoding proteoglycan 3 yields the protein MKCPMLLPLLLLGTVSSLYLENDASHLGSREADLSQDLEGSGEQEGELALNYGVLESEEEEAVASSYQDAFEDEEAMESDPAALDKDLQCPKEEDTIQLPGSPGRKTCRILLVRTPKNFRQAQSICRKCYRGNLVSIHNYSFNYRIQCWVSRINQAQVWIGGFVRGRGNRFFWTDGSSWNFAYWAPGQPRNGRGCCVALGIRGGYWQRARCGSRLPFVCSF from the exons ATGAAATGCCCCATGCTCCTGCCCCTTCTCCTGCTGGGGACAGTTTCTTCTCTTTATCTGG AGAACGATGCCTCCCATCTGGGCAGCAGAGAGGCTGACCTGAGCCAGGATCTGGAAGGTTCGGGGGAACAGGAGGGAGAGCTGGCCCTGAATTATGGAGTGCTTGAgtcagaggaagaggaggctgtGGCTTCCAGCTATCAAGATGCGTTTGAGGATGAGGAGGCCATGGAGTCAGACCCAGCTGCCCTAGACAAGGATTTGCAGTGCCCTAAGgaagaggacacaattcaacttcCAGGCAGTCCTGGGCGCAAGACCTGCAGAATCCTGTTGGTGCGGACCCCGAAGAACTTTAGGCAAGCTCAG AGTATATGCAGGAAGTGCTACCGAGGCAATCTCGTCTCCATCCACAACTACAGTTTCAACTATCGCATCCAGTGCTGGGTCAGTAGGATCAACCAAGCACAGGTCTGGATCGGAGGCTTCGTCAGGGGCAGG GGCAACAGATTTTTCTGGACGGATGGCAGTAGCTGGAATTTTGCATACTGGGCCCCAGGGCAACCTAGGAATGGGAGAGGCTGCTGTGTGGCTCTGGGCATCAGAG GGGGTTACTGGCAACGAGCTCGATGCGGAAGCCGTCTGCCCTTCGTCTGCTCCTTCTAA